DNA sequence from the Neosynechococcus sphagnicola sy1 genome:
CAAAAGCGATTTGAGTTTTGGCAGTTAGTGCGGGGTATTCTAGCCCAAGATCTGATCTTCATTGATGAATTTGGGGTTGATTTAGCCCTCACCCGGTTACATGCTCGTGCCCCTAAAGGTAAAGAGCACGGGGTAAGCGCCCCAGCAAGCGAGGTAAACGAGTCTCTACAATCAGTGCAATCAGCCTCAAAACCGTTGTCACTAACGTAAGTATCGTCGGTTCAACCGATGGTTTGACCTTTGAAGCCTTCATTGCTCGCCACCTGGTTCCGAAACTTTGGAAAGGAGCTTGTGTGATTATGGATAACTACTCGATACACAACCATGACACGATCAGAAAGCTGATTGAGGACGTGGGTGCTAAGTTGATTTATTTACCTCCCTATTCTCCAGACTTTTCACCGATAGAAAATTGCTTCTCAAAGATTAAAAATATTTTGCGGACGATTGGGGCACGCAGCTATCCCGATCTCGCTAATGCCATTGAAGACGCTTTTTCTCAAGTATCTTTGGAAAACCTCAAAAATTGGTTCACTCACTGTTGCTACTACGCCTCACAAGAGTGAAAAATGCTATATATGAATGTATAACATGTGTATGCAAAGAACGATTCGTATCCAACTTCAACCCGACATCGAAACGGCTAAGGTGCTGTCTCAAACGATTGAGCAATACACCTGGTCGTTTAATGCCGTGTGCAAGCATGGATGGGAAAACGAATTGGCAAATGGCGTAGAACTGCACAAAGCAACCTACTACGACCATCGCGCTATGACTGGCTTGCCTGCTCAATTGGTCTGTGCCGCTAGAGTCAAAGCAACTGAAGCTTTGAAATCGGCTAAGAGCCTGAAAAAGAAGGGCAAGACGGTTAGTTGTCCAGCCTCGAAACGTTGCCCAATTCGGTACGATGCACGGTCTTACACGGTCTGGTTTGACCGCTCGGAATTGACGATTCTCAGCCTCAATGGACGGGTAAAACTGATCTTTGAGGTGGCTGAATACTATCGGCAATACCTGAACTGGAAAAACACCAGTGCAGACTTGCTGCAAGACCGGAAAGGACGATGGTGGTTGCACGTTGTCATGGAGATTGAAACTCCAGAAGTAATTGCAACTGATGAGGTTGTTGGCGTGGATTTGGGTATCGCTTCTCCTGCGGTTGACAGCAAGGGAAGCAAGTATGGTTCTGACCACTGGAAGGATATAGAAGATAGAACATTTGAGTTGCGTCGGAGACTGCAATCTAAAGGCACGAAGTCCGCTAAACGGCATCTGAAAAAGTTGTCGGGCAGACAGAGACGTTTCAGAAAAGACTGTGACCATGTGCTGAGTAAGCGGCTGGCTCAGTCTGTTCAGTCCGGTGCAACATTGGTTTTTGAAGACCTCACAAATATTCGTGGTAGAGCCAAGATGAGGAAGGCTCAACGTCGCAGATTGCATGGATGGAGCTTTGTTCAGCTCCAAGCATTCGTGACCTACAAAGCCGAAGCTAGAGGCGTGAATGTGGGCTTTGTTGACCCGCGTTATACCTCGCAGAAATGCAGTCAATGTGGACACATTGAGAGAGGTAATCGCCCATCTCAGGTTGAATTTCGCTGCAAGAAGTGTGGGTATGAATGCCATGCGGATTACAACGCTGCGATAAACATTCGTGAGGATTTTCTCAAGCTCAGGGCTGCGGTCAATCAGCCTATTGTGGTCTGCCCAGAAATGGGAACTTGAATCACAAGCCCCATCCGCTTGTCGGTGGGGTTGTTGACTTGTCCTGATGCGCAATGCCAATCATCAGCAAAGCCGGCCAGAACAGATAGGCGAGAATTTCTAAATTCTCACCAAAGGTGTAGATAACCAAAATCATTAACATCGCCAGCCCCGCCCGAGCCGATGGATGGGTCTCAATCTTGAACATCAGATCGACGCCGCTACAACTGATGGGTAGCGCTAGCCCCAAAAGTCCGACTACCCCTTTGACAAACAACAGTCCATACCAAGTGTGGTGGGAACCAATGGGCATAAATTCAACGGAATGCAGCCCTGGCTCGACAACACCATGTCCCCAAATGGGGGCTTCATTCCACCAGCGATCGAGGGCAATACGTCCTAAAGCATCTCGGACTCGCGAGGAATTTTCTCGAACCGCTCTAAATCCTGCTTGAAATGATGCCAACAACTGCATCAGCGTTGGGACGATCAGGCCCAAAATAAAACTGATGAACCCCAGGCTAAACAAGACCAGGGGACGCTTCCAATGGGTCAATAGCCAGAGGAGAACCAACACCAGAGGAATACAAAGTACCGCTAATCGAGAGGCACAAATCGTACACATTAAAATTGATCCGGCAATACCGATCCATTTCCAGCGACGATTTGCTTCTTGCAGCGCCAGG
Encoded proteins:
- a CDS encoding transposase, with the protein product MSLKTVVTNVSIVGSTDGLTFEAFIARHLVPKLWKGACVIMDNYSIHNHDTIRKLIEDVGAKLIYLPPYSPDFSPIENCFSKIKNILRTIGARSYPDLANAIEDAFSQVSLENLKNWFTHCCYYASQE
- a CDS encoding RNA-guided endonuclease InsQ/TnpB family protein, translated to MQRTIRIQLQPDIETAKVLSQTIEQYTWSFNAVCKHGWENELANGVELHKATYYDHRAMTGLPAQLVCAARVKATEALKSAKSLKKKGKTVSCPASKRCPIRYDARSYTVWFDRSELTILSLNGRVKLIFEVAEYYRQYLNWKNTSADLLQDRKGRWWLHVVMEIETPEVIATDEVVGVDLGIASPAVDSKGSKYGSDHWKDIEDRTFELRRRLQSKGTKSAKRHLKKLSGRQRRFRKDCDHVLSKRLAQSVQSGATLVFEDLTNIRGRAKMRKAQRRRLHGWSFVQLQAFVTYKAEARGVNVGFVDPRYTSQKCSQCGHIERGNRPSQVEFRCKKCGYECHADYNAAINIREDFLKLRAAVNQPIVVCPEMGT
- a CDS encoding capsular biosynthesis protein — translated: MKPENFPERMVWYSLLGTYGFYLLGGLYLVGSLLGWILLLYLIKKWWNQTPTTPFEQTIRVPWVIWVWIGGMMTMEIALIMGHLDFNLELSLLIKSSIGWAKGWALLALMPLAGCLNIRPALLYRAACIVSLHTLLLLPLFILAYALHLPETVYVSPLKFVGGPGPDFFEFRLYEIDPENGLPRWRLFTPWAPALGLMGNVYFFLALQEANRRWKWIGIAGSILMCTICASRLAVLCIPLVLVLLWLLTHWKRPLVLFSLGFISFILGLIVPTLMQLLASFQAGFRAVRENSSRVRDALGRIALDRWWNEAPIWGHGVVEPGLHSVEFMPIGSHHTWYGLLFVKGVVGLLGLALPISCSGVDLMFKIETHPSARAGLAMLMILVIYTFGENLEILAYLFWPALLMIGIAHQDKSTTPPTSGWGL